ATGTAGCTCAATGATACTATGTTCAGCTTGTTCACATTTCAGATATTTAGGtatgctttcaagtataacagttaagTCCAACACAGATAAAATATTTCATTTATTAGTTAGCATGAGAaagatacatctctatgcctacatgtcaagtatacatgtcaaatcaacaATATCACAATGGATCCATTAAGAATATTCACACTTAGCACTATACGGGTACCTGGCATAACTGCCCATCATCAAGCAAGTATATAAAATATTGAGCCTGCGCCCGCTGCTGGTATGCCAGACTCCAGAGGGgtagatcctgcccaagcgccaATCATAAACATATAGCCTAATAGTGAGGCCTGGTGCACATGTCACCCCAAAATAATAACACTTAGCCTAATATGGGCATGGAGTACgcatcacctcaaaatcaataccaaatcggcTCTATGGCCCAAACTCAGTCATTTACCATTAAAGTCTCAGATAACACATCTCACGGTACTCAGTTTAATAGTGTTACACATAGGAGGCATCACAACATGTGAAGAATCAAATAAGAAGTACTGAGAGAGAGATATCATACATGGATATAGCATCATGACTGAGAATATGTGTGCAAataaggcaaatagctcagaaTTGGCAAGAATAGCCATATCAAGTCTCAAACAAATAGcgcatagcctagacatgatgtctAATATGAATCACAGTTCAAATGACCGAACAAGCAACACGCagataagtcccaccttataccgccgcatgcaaaccttataccgccgcatgtgcGTCAATaacatatcacaataacaattcgcaccacaagtgcctatatatcataacttgccaacaacaatatcaatatttttacaACAATAACCCATGGCTCCACCATGATGTatacaaaaatatcaacaacaacaatgaatgtaaagtGCTCAATAAGATAGAAGTCTCAACAAAAACCAACTTCGTCTCAACGTGTTAacaactttcacaacttcaacaccaaaaaactcaacaatgaaagaaataaTGTATAACCATGATATTAGATAATACTAACTCACAATAAAATAGATAACATTTAATAATGAGCTTGAAATAATAGAAATCAACAAGGAAAGGGATAACATGAGCAATTAGTTCAAGTAACGATAATCAATAAGGAAGGAGATAACAtgaataataacttcaaataatgataattaaccatgaagagatagcatgtaacaataaaagaggcaacaagttcaactaaagcatgtgagcaatttagcaagtaagatgtagaacaaatactaaacaagtcaattaaggcatgaaaggataGACTGACACAATTAATGATAAATTGACTATGAGAATctagaacatgatatggcatttcaattaaagcatggaaatagtctatgCAACATAAACCAGTCAAATACTATGTACAACCCGTGTaaccactcgtcaccttgcgtacacagttTTTACATAGCACAAAAGACGCAATCAATACCAATTCCTATGTAGTAGTTCCCCCAtatgaagttaggcaagacacttacctcgactaggccaactcaaccctcggaaatcgCTTTTCCCTTAAAACTCGCCTCCACACACACCTCAAATCTGCCCAAAATTAACTCAATATCATCAACCAATGCAAAAGGAAATAATTACTATAAATAAAGCTTtaatctttacactttttctaaaaagtcaacagaAGTCAACTCAGGGCCCACcgggtcaaaacccgggtccaatgatAGATTctgtctacccatgaccccacgagttcatatatgtgattagtttcaaaatccgagtccaaacaactctcaaaactcaatttcttattttttaaaaaacttgacaaagtttcacaaattttcatttcgattcatatgattttgatgttaaaatccaagatatgttgatggaatatgattagaaatagattaaaaTTACTTACCCAACGTTTGTAGGTAAAACTCCCCTCTGAAAATCGTCTCCTACCGAGTCAAAGGTTCAAAAATGTGAGAATGAGTGATAAAATCCCGACATTCAGACCTTATGTTCAgttgcagttatcgcaattgtgaaccctcgTAATTGCGACTAAAACCTCGCAATTGCGGCACGGAAGGTCTGGGAagctattcgcaaatgcgaagatggattcgcaattgcgaaccatgctgccctcgcaattgcgacaaaaacATCACAAATTCGAACCTAGTCCAACCCAgactttcttcgcaaatgcgaccaaggcatcgcatttgcgatacctaAAGGATCCCTGCTATAGTCGCAATTACGACCCTggtattcgcaattgcgacaccagaGGGCACCAGACACCAGTGTTTGCAGAATTCAGTCTAACACATTTCGGAACTTGtctgaaactcattcgagcccttggggctccaaagcaaacatccatacaagtctaaaaacaccacaagaactcgctcgcacgatcaaaacatcataagaactcgctcgcgcgatcaaaacacaaaaataacatctaaactacgaattgaactctaaaatgcatgaaattcaataaatttttcaAGAACTTTTAGAATTACTACTAAACAtacgaatcctatcaaatcaactccaaacgacaccaaattttgcagacacgtTCTAAATATCATAACGgacttattccaagtcccaaaatcaaattcccagctcgatatctaaaagtcaacctacggtcaaacttttcaattttaaATTGTCAAATTTCAGCAAATCCTCATAAAACAACCTACAGATTTTCAaaatcaattccgggcatacgcccaagtccaaaatcacgatacgaacctattggagtcATAAAACacagttccgaggtcgtttacacaaaagtcaaagtttggtcaatattttcaatTTTAGACTTCTAAGTCAAAATTCAAGGGACCCGAAACAACCCGAAAGCTCCCTAGAATGAAGCTAACCGACCCAggaagtcataaaatcataaacacacatgtgagAGGAGAGGCGGTAGAGGACCAGGAAGAGGaaaggagagagaaagagaaattgAAGGCACTAATCAAAGTTTTAGAGCTTTTAAAGCAGGAATGAgtataaattataaaaaaaattatttaattttgataaattagcAAAACATAATTAAAGTGGGTAATTAAGTTTGTATTATTGTATATATAGGAAAAAATGGCCCAAACAATTATCAGTCGAACAAAGCCCAATTACAAAAGAGACAAATACACTGGCACAGCCCAATGTACTCTGGGCTCTCTTTTTATTGTTTTTTATTTCCTTTTCCCCCTGAATAAAGCGTGCTTGATTTCCTTAAGAAGTCGTTACACCGATTCCAATTTATCAAACTTTTTCCGATGGCCGTTTTCAGTCCGAGCTGTTCCTCAACTTCCCCACTCCTCTCCTTCAAATCCTCGCCGTCAAATTCGCCGTTACCCAACGTCTCTTTGTTTCCTTCTAATCGCCGTAGTTTTTCCCGAATTCGGTCCACTCTCAGATTGAAAGCCGCTCTCAGTGTCGAGTCTCCGTCGTCTTCCGCCACCAACCGCGGGGATGACTCGTCGAAGATTTTGCTTGAAGTGAAGAACCTCTCTGCCGTCATAAGGGAGTCAAAGCAGCAAATTCTCAAAGGCGTTGACCTCACTGTTCGCCAAGGCGAGGTATTCAAATTCAATGTATACAAATTAGCTAGATTTGATAACTCTACCTAAGTTATTTGCTATCACGGTTCGTTTAGCTGTGCTTGATTATTCGACTGAGGTTTTTAGCTATATTTGAAAATTTACAAAAGTATTGGCTATATTTGATAAATTTACAGAAGTTCTTTTAATTATGTTTGAATTTTGATTGGTAGTTCTATTACTGTGTTCGGTATTTTTGATGGTTCGTTTGGATGTCATTGATAATTCTACCGAGCTGTTAGCTATATTTGACAATTCAAAGCTTTTTAGTTACAATTGGTAATTATACCAATGTTTTATTAGCTATATTAGGTACTTCTACCGCAGTTTTAGCTATATTTGATAATGTTTCAGAAACTTTTAGCTATATTTGATTGTTCTACCGAAGGTTTTAGCTATATTTGATAATTCCACCGAAGTCTCTAGCTATCTGCGAAATATTTACCAAAGTTATTGGTTATTTGACAATTCTATTGAGGGTTTTTAAGCATTATTTGATAATTTACCTCAGTTTTTAGCTTTACTTGATAATTCTACTGAGGGCTTTAGATATACTTGATAGCTTACCGAAGTTATTAAGTATTTATATGTTCTGGATTAGTAGGAATATAGTTTTTTGTATTAGTTGCTAATTTAATTTAGTGATTGATGTTGGTTCTTTTGGAACTTGGAAAGTTGGGAAAAAATTTGTGTATAGCTACTCTGAGAAATTGGTAGTTATTGAATAAATGGTTAAGTGAACAGATTAACaagatttttcttctttttctcattcAATTTGGTACCCTTTTGttttttggaaaaattagtagTAAGCGGATAAATGGTTAAACAAAGGAGATTTAACGGTCAATTTTCTTCTTCTTACTCAATTTTATTTTGCTTATTAATTTTGTTCCCATTTTCGTTATTTTCCAACGGAATGTAGCCTTAGCCAATCCTTTTTGCACAATGATAGACTAAAATTTTCCTAGGTTCTAATTTTGCTTATCATATTGAAATAGGTACATGCTGTAATGGGTAAGAATGGTTCTGGGAAGAGCACTTTTGCCAAGGTAAGTAATTTTCTCTTGCTTTTCCAAGATTTGATGATTTTGCTTTTAGACTTTACTGATTCTTTACACTTCCGAATAGAAGAATTGAGTATTTTAATTGATCTTGGTCCTTGGATGATATTATTGGTGCATCATATACCTTTTCCTAGGGTATTCTATATTTCTTCCTCTCCATTATATTTAATAaccaaatataaaaaatataaaaaattcttTTGAATGATCTCTTTGGTTGTCCTTAGCATTATCTTGTTCGGTTCAATTGGATTACTTATCTTTACTCCATGTCTCGTTGCAAAAGTTCCTGAAGTCATAATTTCTATTAGAAATGAAGTTTTGTTCCTTGATCAAAGcttttggtattgattgaattaTGACAGGTTCTTGTCGGGCATCCAGATTATGAAATTACGGGAGGCAGTGTGTCATTTAAAGGTGATAATCTACTTGAGATGGATCCTGAGGAAAGATCTCTTGCTGGTCTTTTTATGAGCTTCCAGTCCCCAGTTGCCATTCCTGGAGTTAGCAATATTGATTTTCTTAACATGGCATACAATGCTCAAAGGAGAAAATTTGGACTAGCAGAGTTGGGACCAATTGAGGTATCTACTTGCGACCTTCATATTGTATAAATATTAGCACTCGCCATAAGTAATTTTACATATTCTTATTTCCCAAGTAGAAGAGATTGACCGGTGATCTTTTATTCTTGGATTATTCTCATGTGCAGTTTTATGGGTACATTGCACCGAAGCTTGAACTTGTCAACATGAAGATAGACTTCTTGAATAGAAATGTAAATGAAGGATTCAGTGGTGGAGAAAGGAAGCGCAATGAGATTCTACAACTAGCGGTACTCCATGCTCCCTATCTTTCTTTTCCAATCATGACCGCGACATCCATGTTTTTGTTTGTGGTTGTTGTTTAGTGCGTATGTAATATGATCAAGAGTCTATTTAGCTAATGTTTGAGTAACTGTATGATTATGGCTTAGTTCTTTAATATACTTCTGAAGTTTCTCTTCACTTTTCAGATTAGATTGTTGAAGTTATAAAACTTTGTTATTTGATTTATATTGATGGAAGAGATCGTTTCTGTTCTTAACTATTATATGCATCTGACCAAGGGCGACTCAATAAAATTAGTGGTCTAAAGCCAAATTTTAATTGAGGCCCCTTTTAAATAGAATTTGTATAAGACACACACATGCAAAAAAGTTGTTTATCGCTTTTTTCTCGTACTTCTTATTTATAATGTAGTATTCGTACAAGACATAAAGTCTTCAACTTCACACAGTAATATTAttatctatatttgtaagaattaCTTCAAGGTAATAAGATGTTAGTCATATATTTGCAATACATTATATTGGATTTTGTTGTGAAAACCTTTATTTACTAATGTAATATTGAGTAGTTTAAATcaaagttttaaaatatttttatggttGAAAAGTACGTagcctttcttctttttttaatgaAGTTTTAGTACTTTTCCCCCCTACAACTTCAATATTATCTATAAGCaaaaataaaatcataaaatccagtattaatttttttttgggaTTTGGGGGCCTAAAGCAAAGGTTTACTAGTCTTCCTCTTGAGCCGCCACTGCAGCTGGCAAAAAGTAAGTGTTAAAGCTTTCTAACATTTCTTGGTTGATACAGGTTCTTGGGGCCGACTTGGCAATATTGGATGAGATTGATTCTGGTTTAGATGTTGATGCACTTCGAGACGTAGCAAAGGCAGTAAATGGACTTCTGTCGCCAAAGAATTCGGTGTTGATGATTACTCATTACTTACGATTATTAGAATTTATCAAGCCAACCTATATTCATATCATGGTAAGCAAGTGGTGTCTGGATTATGTAAAACGTCGTAGAAACAGGCTGACCACTAGATTTAGTTTCTGATAAGATGTAAATCAGTAAAAGTAGAAGTGATTTGATACCATCATTACGAAAGCACAAACTGTTTTCCTTACCCCTCAAGTGTTTCTAAAGGCAAGTAAAATTGTTTAACAGATCTATAATATTTTGTCAAATAGAATTTGATTTTTTTCGTGTGATCTGCATTCTCTAATCTCAGTCATTTAGGTTGCATGAAAACCACACCGAGGACCTTGCAGCATGTATGATAAGTACTAATCTGTTATGTATTATAGCTTAGATGCAAAAGATGTTTTCCAGTAATCTGCTTTAAGTTCTGATGGTACTCGTGGTAAAATAATATATTTGGATTGTCTAGGGTCTCTATTTCTTGCTTGATCGAGGTTTGCCTTTTGTCAGCTTTGTGTTTCGGCCTTGTCACTACTAAATAGTAAATGTGCCCAAGTATATTGAGTCCCTTCAATGATAAGTTGTTATATTATACACGTTTTTTTTACTCTTCCTTTTCATTAGTTTAGTTATCACTAGGTAATTTGTCATTTCCCTTTCCAGGAGAATGGGAGAATTGTGAAGACCGGAGACATATCAATAGCTAAAGTTCTGGAGAAAGAAGGCTACAAAGCAATTTCTGGCGCGTAGGGGCTGCCATGAAGGAAGGCCCTTGACAATGATGAATTTTCCAGCTTTTCAGCTACCATAGCAAATTTTGAGACAGATTTGGCAATTAACTTATTTGAGACAGCGACAACGCGTGATCTTCCACTTTGCTCATCAAATGACTCGGAAGATGTCCATACCCATTTGTCTCGAGATGTAAGAGTAAGTCCCCTGGTGTTGTCAGGAAGGGGAAGTTAGACGGGATTGAGTCTATATACTTGTATTTTGTTTCTACCCCAGtatcttttttgttctttttgtttttcttttatggGGGGGCGATTGATATGTCATAGATTAGTCTATGCATGTTCTTTAAACGGAATAAAAAAATGTTCTTTAAAATGAACCTGATGTTCTAATTTATGTATTTTTAGAAAAGCATCAATGCTGTGGACTCTTTACCTCTTAATTCAATTAGGGACAATTGCTTTCTTGGTCCTTCAGTTATTAAAAAAGTTCTTATTTGGTTCTATTGATATGCATAGAAGCTCATTTGAGCAATAATCAGAACGCATGTATTTTTGTGGTTTCTATTACCACAATtcttaaatttattaatttttaacgtAAGGAAAACGTACCGGGTTAACTTTTTTCGATACAAAAAGAATGTAATAATGATGTAGTTTAATAATTATAGCTCGTTGATTTATTTGTTGATGGAGGAACCAAAAGCACACTATTTTATTACTAAGAGGTAAACGTGTTTTAGTTGGATAACAGAACAAAGTAAACAATCTTATATTATTAGATGGTTAAATGCTTCGTTGGATTTTAGAACAATCAAAATTGTCAAAGTTAGTGTTGGGTCATAGATTTCCAAATTTGTTTTCAAAAATTTGATTTGggtgaaatttggtttgaagatgaaaatttgTTTGGACATcggttttcaaaacatattttacttttttctttaaa
This sequence is a window from Nicotiana tomentosiformis chromosome 5, ASM39032v3, whole genome shotgun sequence. Protein-coding genes within it:
- the LOC104113273 gene encoding ABC transporter I family member 6, chloroplastic encodes the protein MAVFSPSCSSTSPLLSFKSSPSNSPLPNVSLFPSNRRSFSRIRSTLRLKAALSVESPSSSATNRGDDSSKILLEVKNLSAVIRESKQQILKGVDLTVRQGEVHAVMGKNGSGKSTFAKVLVGHPDYEITGGSVSFKGDNLLEMDPEERSLAGLFMSFQSPVAIPGVSNIDFLNMAYNAQRRKFGLAELGPIEFYGYIAPKLELVNMKIDFLNRNVNEGFSGGERKRNEILQLAVLGADLAILDEIDSGLDVDALRDVAKAVNGLLSPKNSVLMITHYLRLLEFIKPTYIHIMENGRIVKTGDISIAKVLEKEGYKAISGA